A segment of the Candidatus Eisenbacteria bacterium genome:
TGGGACTCGTCCAGGCCTATAACGTTCCCTCCTCCTCCATGGAGAAGACGATCCTGCCGGGCGACTATGTCTACGCGGACAAGCTCACCCTCGGGCCGCGCACCCCCCACTGGATCGGGATCCCCGGCACTGCCCTCGGCGTGCACGTCCCGGCATTGAAGCTGCCGGGCCTGCGCCGCGTCCATCCCGGGGACATCGTGATCGCCGAAGTGCCGGCCGATCGGCGGATCCCCTACGTCAAGCGGGTCGTCGCGGTCGGCGGGGATGTCGTCGAGATCCGCGACAAGCGGCTTCTCGTGAACGGCGAGCCCGTTCCCGAGCCGGGACTCTCGGTCCATCAGGACAGGCGGACGTTTCCGTGCGGCCTGAAGCAGGACGGGATCGCCATGGGGCTCGGCAACCGGGACAACTTCGGGCCTTACCGCGTTCCCGAGGGATCCGTTTTCCTCATGGGGGACAACCGAGATCTGTCGAACGACAGCCGCTACTTCGGGTCGATTCCGGAGCGGAACATCATCGGCTGCGCCCGCTTCGTCGGGCTCTCGCTCGACCCGGAAGCGCACGGCCCCGCGCCCTGGAAGAGGGTGCGCTTCCATCGGATCGGCAGAGCGCTCCGGTAGAACGGTTCAACTCAATCTGAGACACTCGCCTGGCGAATCCGCTCACAAGTCATGAAAGGATGCATGGCGATGTGTCGAGCCTCTTCTGCCCTGGCCGCGATCGTGATGTCGCTTCTCTCGGCCTCTTCTCCCGCCTCGTCGAGGCCGCTCGATGTCTACAGCAGCTCCTTCGATGGCCTCTCCCTGGCTCGGACGCGACCATTCCCGGGCGATCCCGAACAGGACAACTGGTATCAGGTGCTGGCGGCCGGCGAGGCCATCGGCGAGATCCAGGATGCCGTCGCCGTCTCCGGACGCGCGCTTCACGAGTTCGCTCCCGCCTCGAACGGCTGCGGGACGCCGACAGCCGACGCGCGGAACGTGACGCCGCCCGACCTCGAAGCGCGGCCGATCATCACCCTTGGGGTGAGCTTCTTCAGCCACACGAGCGACCTGGACGCCATGAATCCCTACGCGGCTTCTCTGCGGGCGGGCGGCGGCCTGCATCCGGGATACGAAATCGTGGGATTCGGGCTCTTCTCCGGAAACGATGCGCCGAAGGGCGAGATGGGAGTGACAGCGGCAGTCGGCTACTTCGACGGCGCTCTGAACGCTGAGCTGCCTCTTACGGTGGGAACGGGACTCGCCTGGGATGCCTGGCACCGCATCGAGATCGCGATCGACCAGGCCGCGGACACCTATGTGTATGTCGAGGTGGATGGCGAGCGGCAGTACCTCTATGGTCACGCGCCGCCGCGCAGCTTCGCGGAAGGGGAGTGGCGTCGCGGCCAGCTCATCGAGGGAATCGCGGCGGAGGTCGTGTCCTGTCCCTGGGCGCCCCCGAACGAAACCGACGATGATGTCTACTGGGACGATCTGAGCCTGACCGTCGGCGTGAGGGATCCTGCGCTCGCAGAGGAGATCCAGGAGTCGGCAGCGCCCTGCCCGCGGCTCGAGCTCGCCGGCAGACACCCCGCGAGCGGATGCGTCGCCCTTAGGTACAGCCTCGCCGCCCCCGCGACCGTCCGCCTTGGCGTCTTCGATTCGGGCGGTCGCCTGATCCGACGCCTGGTCGATTCCCGCG
Coding sequences within it:
- the lepB gene encoding signal peptidase I, which codes for GLVQAYNVPSSSMEKTILPGDYVYADKLTLGPRTPHWIGIPGTALGVHVPALKLPGLRRVHPGDIVIAEVPADRRIPYVKRVVAVGGDVVEIRDKRLLVNGEPVPEPGLSVHQDRRTFPCGLKQDGIAMGLGNRDNFGPYRVPEGSVFLMGDNRDLSNDSRYFGSIPERNIIGCARFVGLSLDPEAHGPAPWKRVRFHRIGRALR